The Candidatus Binatia bacterium genomic interval CTCGCAGCGATGGAGCGGTTCGTAGCGATAGGGATCGGCGCCGGCATCGACCGCCGCGCCCGCGCAGTAGAAGTCGGCGACGTCGTAGAGCTGCCGCCACGGAAGCGCGTCGCCGAGGCGTGCGAGATCGCGCAGCGCCGCGAGCGCGAGAAGCGCCAGCGCCACGAGCAGAACCGCGCGCGACGCCTTCATCGTCGCAGAGTAGTCGCCGCCGCCGGGCGACTCCTGCCGGGTATTGCGCTTTCGAAGTGCGTGGTATATAACGAAGACCGGAGGTTGGGTGTGGCTCTACGATTCCGTGCAACGCCGTTGCGCCGGCTGCTCGCGCGCGACCGGCTCGTTACCGATTACTGGTATCTCTGTCGCCGTGCCGCGCGCCGTTTTATGCGCCGCGGTCTCGATCGTGCCGATCTCGAGCAAGTGGGCGCGATCGGCTTGATTAAGGCGATCGATCGCTACGACTCCGCGCAGCGCGCGCCGTTCGAGGCCTACGCGTGGCTGCTCGTCGTCGGGGAGTTGATGCACTACGTGCGCGACAGCGAGCGCCTCTTGCGCGCCCCTCGCAGCGTGCGCGATCTCGATCGGCGCTGGAGCGCGGCGGAGCGCGAACTCTGGGCGCGCTTGGGGCGCGAACCGGCCGAGAGCGACGTCGCTGCGCACGTCGGAGCCGCTCCCGATCAGACGCGCGAGATCCGGGCCTATCGCGCGAGCAGTCGCGTGCTCTCGTTCGACCCGCTGCGCAACGCAGACCGCGACGGCCCGCGCTACGGCATCGACGACGTGCTCGACCAACTGACCGTCGAGGAGATGCTCAAGGGGCTCTCGCCGCTCGAACGCCAGATCGTGCGCTCGATCCACCTCGACGGCGTCACCGTGGTCGAGCTGGCTGCGAGGCTTGGCTACTCGCGCCGGCACGTGACGCGGCTGCACCGGGCCGCGATCGAGCGTCTCAAAGTAGCCGCGGTCGGCCGCGCCGAAGAGCGGGCCGGTGTTTCGCTATCTCACGGCGGGTGAATCGCACGGGCCGGCCCTCGTCGGCATCCTCGACGGAATTCCGGCGCATCTCCGCCTGGACGTCGAAGCGATCGACGCGACGCTCGCGCGCCGTCAAGGCGGCTACGGGCGCGGCGCGCGCATGAAGATCGAGCAGGATCGCGTCGAGTTTCTCGCCGGCGTGCGCGGCGGAGAGACGCTTGGGTCGCCGATCGCGGTCATCGTTCGCAATCGCGACTACGAGACGCCGAAGGTGCGCGCGCTCATGGATCCGCTTACCGGAGGCGGCGAGCCGCTGACCAATCCGCGTCCCGGGCACGCCGATTACGCCGGGGCGTTGAAGTATCGCCAGCGCGACCTGCGCAACGTGCTCGAGCGCGCGAGCGCCCGCGAGACCGCGCTGCGCGTCTGCCTCGGCGCGATCTGCGCGCAGGTTCTCGGCGCGCTCGGAATTACGACGCGGAGTTACGTCACGCGAATCGGCGAGGTCGAGGCGCCGGCGCTTGACGATTGGGATCAGCGCGACGTCGAACGCAGCGACGTTCGCTGTCCGCACCCCGAGGCCGAGGCTCGCATGATCGCCGCGATCGATGCCGCGAAGGCGGCTGGCGACACCCTGGGCGGACGCTTTGTCGTGTGCGTCGACGGTTTGCCCGCCGGCATCGGCAGCAATCGTCAGCCGAATCAGCGCCTCGACGGCGTTCTCGCCGGAGCGATCATGGGAATGCAGACCGTCCGCGCGGTCGAGCTCGGGCTCGGCGCCGACCTCGCGGAGACCCCGGGTTCGCGCGCGCACGACGTCTTCGCGCTCGACGGCGACGAGGTCGTGCGGACCTCGAACCGAGCCGGCGGAATCGAGGGCGGCATGAGCAACGGCGAGCCGGTCGTCGTGCGCGTCTCCGTGAAGCCGATCCCGACGCTGACGAAAGCGCTGCCGTCGGTGAACCTGCACGCCGGGACCGATGCGCCCGCGACGGTCGTGCGCAGCGACGTCTGCGTCGTTCCGGCCGCCGCGATCGTCGGCGAGGCGATGGTGCGGCTCGCGCTGATGGCGCCGGTGTTGGAGAAGTACGGCGGCGACTCGATCGAGGAGACGCTGGAGAATCTCGAGCGCAGCCGAGCCGCTGCGGCGAAGCTCTTCGCGCGAGAGGGCGGCGCGGGCCCGAAATGAGGCGCCACGTGGCGCTCGTCGGGTTCATGGCGTCGGGAAAGTCGACGATCGGACGCAAACTCGCGCGACGGCTCGGCTATCCGTTCGTCGACACCGACGCGCTCGTCGTGCGCTCGCACGGCCCGATTCCCGCG includes:
- a CDS encoding sigma-70 family RNA polymerase sigma factor, with product MALRFRATPLRRLLARDRLVTDYWYLCRRAARRFMRRGLDRADLEQVGAIGLIKAIDRYDSAQRAPFEAYAWLLVVGELMHYVRDSERLLRAPRSVRDLDRRWSAAERELWARLGREPAESDVAAHVGAAPDQTREIRAYRASSRVLSFDPLRNADRDGPRYGIDDVLDQLTVEEMLKGLSPLERQIVRSIHLDGVTVVELAARLGYSRRHVTRLHRAAIERLKVAAVGRAEERAGVSLSHGG
- the aroC gene encoding chorismate synthase → MFRYLTAGESHGPALVGILDGIPAHLRLDVEAIDATLARRQGGYGRGARMKIEQDRVEFLAGVRGGETLGSPIAVIVRNRDYETPKVRALMDPLTGGGEPLTNPRPGHADYAGALKYRQRDLRNVLERASARETALRVCLGAICAQVLGALGITTRSYVTRIGEVEAPALDDWDQRDVERSDVRCPHPEAEARMIAAIDAAKAAGDTLGGRFVVCVDGLPAGIGSNRQPNQRLDGVLAGAIMGMQTVRAVELGLGADLAETPGSRAHDVFALDGDEVVRTSNRAGGIEGGMSNGEPVVVRVSVKPIPTLTKALPSVNLHAGTDAPATVVRSDVCVVPAAAIVGEAMVRLALMAPVLEKYGGDSIEETLENLERSRAAAAKLFAREGGAGPK